Proteins from a genomic interval of Rhodothermales bacterium:
- a CDS encoding WecB/TagA/CpsF family glycosyltransferase encodes MAPERHALVAGIRVDPLTYDEAVDVVASAAAARTSSYVCVANVHMVMEANDDPDFAGVLREALAVTPDGMPLVWMLRALGHETSRVYGPELTLRVCDRAEWDGLSVALYGGTEESLEDFTDFLHERNPGLHIATRIAPPFRALTDEEDAAYTEKIRASGAHIVFVGIGCPRQEWWMARHRGRIDAVMLGVGAAFDFHSGRVRQAPPTVQKLGMEWAFRLAMEPRRLARRYLKHNPRFAARALRQLTRGT; translated from the coding sequence ATGGCTCCTGAACGACACGCATTGGTTGCCGGCATTCGCGTCGACCCGCTCACCTACGACGAGGCCGTCGATGTCGTGGCATCTGCAGCCGCGGCACGCACCAGCAGCTATGTGTGCGTGGCCAACGTGCACATGGTGATGGAGGCGAATGATGATCCTGACTTCGCCGGCGTGCTCCGGGAAGCGCTGGCAGTAACTCCTGACGGTATGCCGCTGGTCTGGATGCTGAGGGCGCTCGGACACGAGACTTCGCGGGTATATGGTCCGGAACTCACGCTCCGCGTCTGTGACCGAGCCGAGTGGGACGGCCTTTCGGTGGCTCTGTACGGAGGTACCGAAGAGAGTCTGGAGGACTTCACGGACTTCCTGCACGAGCGCAATCCCGGGTTGCACATCGCAACGCGCATCGCGCCTCCATTTCGCGCCTTGACCGATGAGGAGGACGCCGCATACACCGAAAAAATTCGGGCCTCGGGCGCACACATCGTGTTCGTGGGGATTGGTTGTCCCCGACAGGAGTGGTGGATGGCTCGGCACAGGGGGCGCATCGACGCCGTCATGTTGGGAGTCGGAGCTGCCTTCGATTTCCACAGCGGTCGCGTGCGACAGGCTCCGCCGACTGTTCAGAAGCTCGGCATGGAATGGGCGTTCCGGCTGGCCATGGAGCCTCGCCGATTGGCCCGTCGCTATCTGAAGCACAACCCGCGATTCGCCGCGCGCGCGCTTCGCCAGCTGACCAGAGGCACGTAA
- a CDS encoding glycosyltransferase: MRVLAIHAYYQQFGGEDRMFAADTRLLERRGHVVERFTFDNAEVDGWSRLQQARNVVWNPEQVRRVRAAVASFRPDVAHVQNFFPSLSPAILRALSECGVPVVLRLPNYRLLCVNGTLFRDGGTCTSCVGKRLATSGIRHGCYRGSRLASAGVAAMSGVHRFLGTWNRHVDAYLALDPNGRDLFVQGGLPEERIHVIPNHLETFPEPGTGDGGFAVFSGRLTEEKGLRVLIEAWARLERPVSLKIAGTGPLEDLVRGAASRNPHIEYLGWTEKDELAKIVGRAALAIVPSQWAEPFGLVALEATAAGTPALVTRAGGLQNVVREGTSGWLVEPGDAAQLAAAVGRLFADPAQLKGMRASTRADAASRFSEDAVYASTLQVYRKVVSRQIRPRRAPNPDRLPTRPPGKPIGPRGETDTSRKD, from the coding sequence ATGCGGGTGCTTGCGATACACGCCTATTACCAGCAGTTCGGTGGCGAGGACCGCATGTTTGCTGCGGACACGCGCCTTCTGGAGCGTCGCGGGCATGTGGTCGAGCGCTTCACCTTCGACAATGCGGAGGTAGACGGGTGGTCTCGTCTGCAGCAGGCCCGCAACGTGGTCTGGAATCCGGAACAGGTCCGCCGTGTGCGTGCGGCGGTGGCATCCTTCCGTCCGGATGTCGCACACGTACAGAATTTCTTCCCGTCGCTATCCCCGGCAATCCTGCGCGCACTCTCGGAGTGCGGAGTACCCGTGGTGCTGCGACTACCGAATTACCGGCTGCTCTGCGTGAACGGCACGCTGTTCCGAGACGGAGGTACCTGCACCAGTTGCGTTGGAAAACGCCTGGCGACTTCCGGAATTAGGCATGGATGCTATCGGGGTTCCAGGCTCGCGAGTGCCGGCGTGGCGGCCATGTCCGGCGTTCATCGGTTCCTGGGCACCTGGAATCGGCACGTCGATGCGTATCTCGCGCTCGACCCGAACGGTCGCGATCTGTTTGTGCAGGGCGGGCTTCCCGAGGAGCGCATTCACGTCATTCCCAATCACCTGGAGACATTCCCCGAGCCCGGTACGGGCGATGGCGGTTTTGCCGTGTTTTCGGGTCGACTCACCGAAGAGAAGGGACTGCGAGTCCTGATCGAAGCCTGGGCACGGCTCGAGCGGCCGGTTTCGCTCAAGATTGCCGGCACCGGGCCGCTTGAGGACCTCGTTCGAGGCGCAGCGTCGCGCAACCCCCACATCGAATACCTCGGCTGGACCGAGAAGGACGAACTGGCGAAGATTGTAGGTCGGGCTGCCCTGGCTATCGTGCCCTCGCAGTGGGCCGAGCCGTTCGGCCTCGTGGCATTGGAGGCGACGGCAGCGGGCACACCCGCTCTGGTGACGCGGGCAGGCGGTCTGCAGAACGTGGTGCGTGAAGGCACGTCGGGATGGTTGGTTGAGCCCGGCGACGCCGCCCAGCTGGCAGCCGCAGTGGGTCGGCTGTTTGCCGACCCTGCCCAGCTGAAAGGGATGCGGGCTTCCACCCGCGCAGACGCGGCGTCTCGCTTCTCAGAAGATGCGGTGTACGCGTCCACCCTCCAGGTTTACCGGAAGGTCGTTTCACGCCAGATACGACCACGTCGAGCCCCGAACCCCGATCGGCTGCCGACCCGTCCACCCGGCAAGCCTATAGGCCCCCGCGGCGAAACCGATACCTCCCGGAAGGACTGA
- a CDS encoding glycosyltransferase, which produces MANNPDYSSTVGVVVVTYTGQDLALRCLKALGRTSRPDVQVILVDNGSPGRTGDLVAERFPDVHVIRLDENRGYTGGVNAGLREALCRGLDYVAVLNDDAEVVDGRWLDAGIDALNENRSAGVLGWTMVQHDQAAGRELTTALLSSPEAQPTEHLNGFALLFPAALLKAIGIFDETYFVYADEDDLLARIRACGLSMLKCSVPLVHLGEATVGTGSAWAAGMQMRNSLRCALKHDGWPAFGRRVLRYLDVAVNPWPLDYRPADDAHRRIRLASGRAGGAVLLARAVWWNLRHARETRRIATTEHALAARVRAQGFRAPDRLAAPARYRSKPCERHLPEAVS; this is translated from the coding sequence ATGGCGAATAATCCGGACTATAGCAGTACTGTCGGCGTCGTGGTGGTGACCTACACGGGTCAGGATCTGGCGCTGCGGTGCCTGAAGGCGCTTGGCCGTACCAGCAGGCCCGACGTGCAGGTGATCCTTGTCGACAACGGATCACCCGGCCGCACCGGGGACCTTGTGGCGGAGCGTTTTCCAGACGTGCACGTCATCCGGCTCGACGAAAACCGTGGTTACACAGGCGGCGTGAATGCGGGGCTCAGGGAGGCATTGTGTCGCGGCCTGGACTACGTAGCTGTGCTCAATGATGATGCGGAAGTGGTGGACGGGCGCTGGCTGGATGCCGGCATCGATGCCCTCAATGAGAATCGTAGCGCCGGTGTGCTCGGCTGGACCATGGTGCAGCACGACCAGGCAGCCGGCCGAGAGCTCACGACTGCGCTGCTCTCCAGCCCCGAGGCTCAGCCGACGGAACACCTGAACGGGTTTGCCCTGCTCTTTCCGGCGGCGCTACTGAAGGCCATTGGCATATTTGACGAGACGTACTTCGTGTATGCGGACGAGGACGACCTGCTTGCCCGTATCCGGGCTTGCGGCCTGAGTATGCTGAAGTGCTCCGTACCCCTGGTACATCTTGGGGAAGCGACCGTCGGCACCGGCTCTGCCTGGGCAGCAGGGATGCAGATGCGCAATTCGTTGCGCTGCGCATTGAAGCATGACGGTTGGCCTGCTTTCGGCAGACGCGTACTGCGCTATCTGGACGTGGCCGTCAACCCCTGGCCCCTTGACTATCGCCCCGCTGATGACGCCCACCGGCGGATTCGTCTGGCCTCGGGTCGAGCGGGCGGTGCCGTGCTGCTGGCCCGGGCCGTGTGGTGGAATCTGCGCCACGCGAGGGAAACGCGGAGAATCGCCACTACTGAGCATGCCCTTGCAGCCCGCGTGCGCGCCCAGGGGTTTCGGGCCCCGGACCGTCTCGCGGCTCCGGCACGCTATCGCAGCAAGCCCTGCGAGCGTCACCTTCCGGAAGCGGTCTCATGA
- a CDS encoding sugar transferase gives MIHASTYEKPRQPRLDKPIVEHFDVDGRFLEARAGRREELPGKPNLWPNVLGLAGADAVALTTAGWSASLLAGGVLSALWLPLFASAWMIMAALQHLYPGWGVGPVDRMRAQFRGLTAGVGLSAVFLSLTAAPRAEYLALLAAGALALPLLMAARGATRALFRKFGRWGVDCVVYGTSDAASRVVQLLAMQPAVGYLPQGIFEDNPRLWGRMVCGVPVLGDANLVHPDAPVAIVTGDGSRACRQHVDFLLKFYRDVVYVPDLMEQSTSTTRMVDFGGLLGLKLSVNLASGTARALKRSLDLVATIATIPFWGAVVGVGAVLVWLGDRKSPFYRQERIGRGGRCISVLKLRTMVHNAEEVLKEALERDESLRLEWEATSKLQEDPRITAVGRVLRRLSIDELPQLVNVLRGDMALVGPRPLPKYHEERLEDDARELRRRVRPGVTGLWQISGRSNTGDAGIEWLDAYYVRSWTPWLDLAILLRTFRAAIAGEGAY, from the coding sequence ATGATTCACGCCTCCACCTACGAGAAGCCCAGGCAGCCTCGCCTTGACAAGCCGATCGTCGAACATTTCGACGTTGACGGCCGCTTCCTGGAGGCGCGTGCCGGACGCCGCGAAGAACTGCCCGGCAAGCCAAACCTCTGGCCGAACGTGCTCGGCCTGGCGGGTGCAGATGCCGTCGCGCTGACCACTGCCGGCTGGTCGGCATCCCTCTTGGCAGGCGGCGTGCTGTCGGCTTTGTGGTTGCCGCTCTTCGCCTCGGCATGGATGATCATGGCAGCCCTTCAGCACCTGTATCCCGGATGGGGCGTCGGTCCCGTGGACCGCATGCGCGCCCAGTTTCGAGGCCTGACGGCCGGTGTTGGGCTGTCGGCCGTCTTTCTGAGCCTTACTGCGGCGCCGCGGGCGGAGTACCTGGCGCTGCTCGCCGCCGGAGCGCTCGCCCTCCCCCTCCTCATGGCCGCCCGTGGTGCCACCCGTGCACTGTTCCGGAAATTCGGTCGATGGGGCGTCGACTGCGTCGTTTACGGAACCAGCGATGCCGCGTCCAGGGTGGTGCAGCTGCTGGCCATGCAGCCGGCCGTGGGCTATCTGCCCCAGGGGATCTTTGAGGACAACCCGCGACTCTGGGGCCGCATGGTCTGCGGCGTGCCGGTGCTGGGTGACGCCAACCTCGTACACCCGGACGCCCCGGTGGCCATCGTCACTGGCGACGGCAGCAGGGCGTGTCGCCAGCACGTGGACTTTCTGCTCAAATTCTACCGGGACGTGGTCTATGTACCGGACCTCATGGAGCAGTCGACCTCAACCACCCGCATGGTCGATTTCGGGGGCTTGCTGGGTCTAAAGCTCAGCGTCAATCTCGCCTCTGGTACGGCCAGGGCGCTGAAGCGCTCGCTGGATCTGGTGGCGACGATAGCGACCATCCCGTTCTGGGGTGCCGTTGTGGGCGTGGGCGCCGTGCTGGTGTGGTTGGGGGACCGGAAGTCTCCCTTCTACAGGCAGGAGCGCATCGGCCGTGGTGGTCGTTGCATATCCGTCCTGAAGCTGCGCACCATGGTGCACAACGCGGAGGAGGTCCTGAAGGAGGCCCTCGAACGCGACGAGTCACTCCGACTCGAATGGGAGGCTACCAGCAAACTTCAGGAGGATCCGCGTATCACGGCTGTCGGACGGGTACTGCGGCGCCTTTCGATCGACGAGCTGCCACAACTGGTCAACGTGCTGAGGGGAGACATGGCGCTGGTCGGACCCAGGCCCCTGCCCAAATATCACGAGGAGCGTCTGGAGGACGATGCGCGCGAACTGCGGCGGCGAGTGCGACCCGGGGTCACCGGACTGTGGCAGATTTCCGGCCGCAGCAATACGGGCGATGCGGGGATCGAGTGGCTGGACGCCTACTACGTACGCAGCTGGACACCGTGGCTGGACCTGGCCATCCTGCTCCGCACGTTCCGGGCGGCGATTGCAGGTGAAGGGGCCTACTAA
- a CDS encoding SDR family oxidoreductase, producing the protein MRVLVTGHQGYIGAVMVPLLIQEGHEVVGLDTGLFEGCSFPFGSTVTIPAIRRDLRDVTPEDVSGFDAVVHLANISNDPIGNLNPDLTFEVNHRATVRLAELSREAGVKRFLFSSSCSLYGAAGDAPLTEEAAFNPVTPYGEAKVLAERDISALACDGFSPTHMRNATAYGMSPRLRFDLVLNNLVAWAVTTGQIYMKSDGSPWRPIVHIRDISQAFACVLRAPVEDVHNQAFNVGRSEENYRIREIAEAVGQVVPGCEVAFADDASPDKRSYQVNFDKIRTVLPDFRPEWTARKGAAEVYAALRQAELTPEDFEGRRYRRIKHLLGLMEAGRLTTDLRWTPERADRAAHRPKPRVHTRRRTTS; encoded by the coding sequence ATGCGTGTACTGGTAACTGGCCACCAGGGATACATCGGAGCGGTAATGGTCCCGCTCCTCATTCAGGAGGGGCACGAGGTAGTCGGACTCGACACCGGATTGTTCGAAGGCTGCTCTTTTCCATTCGGGTCGACCGTCACCATCCCTGCGATCAGGCGGGACCTCAGGGACGTGACTCCTGAGGACGTATCAGGCTTCGACGCCGTGGTACACCTCGCCAACATCTCGAACGACCCCATCGGCAATCTCAACCCGGACCTCACCTTTGAGGTCAACCACCGGGCCACCGTGCGCCTTGCAGAGTTGTCCCGGGAGGCCGGTGTGAAGCGTTTCCTGTTCTCATCCTCGTGCAGCCTGTACGGCGCGGCCGGCGATGCGCCGCTGACTGAGGAGGCCGCGTTCAATCCGGTAACGCCGTACGGAGAGGCGAAAGTGCTCGCGGAGCGCGACATCAGCGCCCTGGCCTGCGACGGCTTCAGCCCCACGCACATGCGAAATGCCACGGCCTACGGCATGTCGCCCCGGCTGCGCTTCGACCTGGTGCTGAACAATCTGGTCGCCTGGGCGGTCACGACGGGGCAGATCTATATGAAGAGCGACGGCAGCCCGTGGCGTCCCATCGTGCACATACGCGACATCTCCCAGGCGTTTGCGTGCGTGCTGCGCGCTCCCGTGGAAGACGTGCACAATCAGGCTTTCAACGTGGGACGGTCCGAAGAGAACTACCGCATCCGCGAGATTGCCGAAGCCGTCGGTCAGGTCGTTCCCGGATGCGAGGTGGCCTTTGCGGACGACGCCAGCCCGGACAAGCGGTCCTATCAGGTCAACTTTGACAAGATCCGCACCGTCTTGCCGGACTTCCGCCCCGAGTGGACCGCGCGCAAGGGGGCCGCTGAGGTGTACGCCGCGCTCAGACAGGCCGAGCTGACGCCGGAGGACTTCGAGGGTCGCCGGTACCGCCGCATCAAACACCTGCTCGGTCTCATGGAGGCCGGCAGGCTAACGACAGATCTGCGCTGGACACCCGAACGGGCCGACCGCGCAGCCCATCGCCCGAAACCCCGCGTCCACACACGCCGCCGAACCACGTCATGA
- the rfbC gene encoding dTDP-4-dehydrorhamnose 3,5-epimerase — protein MKFTETRLKGAFIIDLEPHRDERGFFARGFCQKEMQAHGVEPLIAQANFSYNKARGTLRGMHFQDARAPESKLVRCVRGSLLDTIIDLRPESPTFLQHVSVELTGDNSRALFVPPRFAHGFLTLEDETVATYQVGEFYTPGVEGGLRYDDPALGLSWPVPVEVISEKDTQWAGFSEQEAEIRARMRVEADRGPVRRKRTSTPNGSEARHDHR, from the coding sequence ATGAAGTTTACCGAGACGCGCCTGAAGGGCGCCTTCATCATCGATCTGGAGCCGCATCGCGATGAGCGCGGCTTTTTTGCGCGGGGTTTCTGTCAGAAAGAAATGCAGGCGCACGGGGTCGAGCCGCTGATTGCCCAGGCCAACTTCTCCTATAACAAGGCGCGCGGCACGCTGCGCGGAATGCACTTCCAGGACGCCCGGGCACCGGAGTCCAAGCTGGTACGCTGCGTGCGTGGCTCCCTGCTGGACACCATCATCGACCTGCGGCCGGAGAGCCCGACGTTTCTGCAGCACGTTTCCGTGGAACTGACCGGGGACAATTCTCGAGCTCTGTTCGTGCCGCCGCGCTTCGCGCACGGGTTTCTCACGCTCGAGGATGAGACGGTAGCCACCTACCAGGTAGGGGAGTTTTACACGCCCGGCGTGGAAGGCGGACTGCGCTATGACGACCCGGCTTTGGGCCTGAGCTGGCCCGTTCCTGTCGAGGTTATTTCTGAAAAGGACACGCAGTGGGCTGGATTCAGCGAGCAGGAAGCCGAGATTCGCGCCCGGATGCGGGTAGAGGCGGATCGCGGACCGGTGCGCCGCAAGCGTACCTCCACCCCCAACGGTTCGGAGGCCCGCCATGATCATCGTTGA
- a CDS encoding glucose-1-phosphate cytidylyltransferase — translation MKVVLFCGGMGTRMRSYSESIPKPMVPVGYRPILWHLMKYYAAHGHKDFILCLGWQADVIKRYFRDYDETVSNDFVMQPGGEVEVLGGDIHDWKITFVDTGIRANIGERLMAVRDHLRGEPMFLANYADGLSDADVTAMVAEARATGNVATFAGVKPTQSFHVVTDDGSSQVRQIMPVTQAGLRINGGFFVLRQEIFDYMEPGEEMVIEPFHRLIREDRLGVYKHDGFWACMDTFKEKKLLDDLFELGNAPWTRLWDTADQRVGQERQAPRDSAGTSRLLPTTPSAQRLERAPDRAPVRARRKQITLRRETDS, via the coding sequence ATGAAAGTAGTCCTGTTCTGCGGCGGCATGGGGACCCGGATGCGCTCGTATTCGGAGTCGATCCCCAAACCGATGGTGCCTGTGGGGTATCGCCCCATCCTGTGGCACCTGATGAAGTACTACGCGGCGCACGGACACAAGGACTTCATTCTTTGCCTGGGCTGGCAGGCCGACGTCATCAAACGCTACTTCCGCGACTATGACGAGACGGTCTCGAACGATTTCGTGATGCAGCCGGGCGGAGAGGTGGAGGTGCTTGGAGGCGATATCCACGATTGGAAAATCACGTTTGTCGATACCGGCATTCGTGCCAACATCGGAGAACGGTTGATGGCCGTGCGTGATCATCTGCGCGGCGAGCCGATGTTTCTCGCCAACTACGCCGACGGGTTGTCGGATGCGGATGTGACCGCCATGGTGGCCGAGGCCCGCGCAACGGGCAACGTCGCGACGTTTGCGGGTGTCAAGCCTACCCAGTCGTTCCATGTCGTCACCGACGACGGCAGCTCCCAGGTCCGTCAGATCATGCCGGTGACCCAGGCGGGGCTGCGCATCAACGGCGGTTTCTTCGTGCTGCGCCAGGAGATCTTCGACTACATGGAGCCGGGCGAGGAGATGGTGATAGAGCCGTTCCACCGGCTCATCCGGGAGGACAGGCTGGGCGTGTACAAGCACGACGGCTTCTGGGCCTGCATGGACACGTTCAAGGAAAAGAAGCTGCTGGACGACCTGTTCGAGCTGGGGAACGCCCCATGGACCCGTCTCTGGGACACCGCGGATCAGCGGGTTGGCCAGGAGCGGCAAGCGCCCCGGGACTCGGCTGGCACGAGCCGCCTGCTTCCGACCACGCCTTCGGCACAGCGGCTGGAGCGTGCGCCTGATCGCGCACCCGTGAGGGCCCGTCGCAAACAGATAACGCTCCGGCGCGAAACGGACTCATGA
- a CDS encoding PIG-L family deacetylase, producing MNPLYPADLRHILCLGAHSDDIEIGCGGLMLSLLEANPGVQVTWVVFSAAGERRAEALESARKFLSGGAHDVRVLSFTDTRFPEERSGLKAQFQRLSAACEPDLILTHRGDDEHQDHRVIQELTWQTFRNHWALEYEIPKYEGDLGRPNVYVPLSAEAATRKVELLCSSFQTQQQKPWYGENTFRAVLALRGLECRSASGFAEGFYTPKTVFSPRPRPDRSGERGRRVQVKRQVRMPERSADRKGGL from the coding sequence ATGAACCCTCTCTATCCGGCCGATTTGCGCCACATTCTTTGCCTGGGCGCCCATTCAGACGACATTGAGATCGGCTGCGGCGGCCTGATGCTCTCCCTGCTGGAAGCCAATCCCGGCGTGCAGGTCACCTGGGTCGTGTTCAGCGCTGCCGGCGAGCGACGGGCTGAGGCCCTGGAGTCGGCGAGGAAGTTTCTCAGTGGCGGAGCGCACGATGTGCGTGTCCTGTCATTTACCGACACGCGTTTTCCTGAGGAGCGCTCAGGACTGAAGGCACAGTTTCAGCGACTTTCCGCGGCCTGCGAACCGGACCTGATCCTGACGCACCGGGGGGACGATGAGCACCAGGACCATCGCGTTATTCAGGAGCTTACCTGGCAGACGTTCCGCAACCACTGGGCGCTGGAATACGAGATCCCCAAATATGAAGGAGACCTCGGCCGGCCCAATGTGTATGTGCCCCTGAGCGCCGAGGCCGCCACGCGCAAGGTGGAGCTTCTCTGCAGCAGTTTTCAGACGCAGCAGCAGAAGCCCTGGTACGGAGAAAACACGTTTCGCGCCGTGCTGGCCCTGAGGGGTCTGGAGTGCCGCTCCGCTTCGGGATTCGCCGAAGGCTTCTACACACCGAAGACGGTCTTTTCGCCTCGCCCCAGGCCGGATCGCTCAGGTGAGCGTGGCAGACGAGTCCAGGTGAAACGTCAGGTCCGGATGCCCGAACGAAGTGCCGACCGCAAGGGCGGCCTGTAG
- a CDS encoding ATP-dependent 6-phosphofructokinase produces the protein MSKRLRVGVLTGGGDAPGLNAVIRAVTKSLILRHDAEVIGIEDGFLGLIERRIRPLAYGDVSGILTLGGTILGTHNKANPFSYYKRGGADVSASVLKYARSLGIDAIVAIGGDGTMSISSRLQEVGLNIVGVPKTIDNDIVHTDRTFGFDTAVSIVTEAIDRLHTTAQSHQRVMIVETMGRYAGWIALHAGVAGGADIILIPEFEYDLDEVVAVCKGRESFGRSFTIIVVAEGARVRGGGMTVDRKIADSPDPIRLGGVGRVLQLGLEQHIKSEVRTTILGHVQRGGTPTPYDRNLASVFGSYAAKLVEDGQFGQMVALQDGRITSVPLSSIANKTRTVPRDAPVLQAALAVGTSFGHPDLTFHLDSSATLT, from the coding sequence ATGTCAAAACGGTTGCGCGTAGGCGTGCTGACGGGGGGCGGAGATGCCCCGGGATTGAATGCGGTAATTCGCGCAGTTACCAAGAGTCTGATCCTTCGGCATGACGCCGAGGTGATCGGCATCGAAGACGGATTTCTCGGGCTGATTGAGCGACGCATCCGGCCGCTGGCCTACGGAGATGTGTCGGGCATCCTGACGCTCGGAGGCACCATTCTCGGCACCCACAACAAGGCGAATCCCTTCTCCTACTACAAACGGGGTGGCGCGGACGTCTCGGCAAGCGTGCTGAAGTACGCCCGAAGCCTGGGCATCGATGCCATCGTGGCGATCGGCGGAGACGGCACCATGTCCATCTCCTCCCGCCTCCAGGAAGTGGGCCTCAACATCGTAGGCGTGCCGAAGACCATCGACAACGACATCGTGCACACCGACCGCACGTTCGGATTCGACACCGCCGTGTCCATTGTCACGGAGGCCATCGACCGTCTGCACACTACCGCGCAAAGTCACCAGCGCGTCATGATCGTGGAGACCATGGGACGGTACGCGGGCTGGATCGCGCTTCACGCCGGCGTGGCCGGCGGTGCCGACATCATCCTGATCCCCGAGTTCGAGTACGATTTGGATGAGGTGGTTGCGGTCTGCAAGGGCAGAGAGAGCTTCGGCCGCAGTTTCACGATCATTGTGGTCGCCGAAGGAGCTCGTGTACGCGGCGGCGGCATGACCGTAGACCGCAAGATTGCCGACAGCCCGGATCCGATTCGTCTGGGTGGTGTCGGCAGGGTGCTGCAGTTGGGGCTGGAGCAGCACATCAAGTCTGAGGTGCGTACGACGATTCTCGGCCATGTGCAGCGGGGCGGCACGCCGACCCCCTACGACCGCAACCTCGCCTCCGTATTCGGCTCCTACGCAGCCAAGCTGGTTGAAGACGGGCAGTTCGGGCAGATGGTCGCGCTGCAGGACGGCAGGATCACGAGCGTTCCGTTGTCCTCGATCGCCAACAAGACGCGCACGGTGCCCAGGGATGCTCCGGTGCTACAGGCCGCCCTTGCGGTCGGCACTTCGTTCGGGCATCCGGACCTGACGTTTCACCTGGACTCGTCTGCCACGCTCACCTGA
- a CDS encoding T9SS type A sorting domain-containing protein codes for MKLPCQLPAWVLSALVVWLVAGPAAASAQSLRAHAPDRISAGGQAAVYVEWTESDAFQGGVLRLPQGWDLMEARWAGSFAAVEVRARTLQAPGVWQLIPEASVDGQGTLILRVRAAERPGRGAWSFTPYRLERPDPTTFSLIPDAGLRIEHGLVAAEPARTENRSLHFETGGRPVMLTADALPTLDADAAFTVEAWMRTSHTDQVVMSAWDGQEQVPYAIELVVDERGHLVFYQGMPGDHRALRSLEPVAQGTWHHVAMTHDPERGWARLLVDGIAQDSVRHVTPLQRGIAPGLALAARPGDEQARFSGEIDELRVWAVARTPSMVRSTLFRQLPQPAVGATFLSFDEAIPRRLLADGTRAPRPRRTDLTFSRGITDLGVQQDESGVTLSWALQGFPDGRFLIERSEDGSVFEQVGTLSASAGITTLTGASAYSFRHDDVQTLAFYRIRHQRRSGPEHVSHAVKVGRNEQIEKPRLAVLDGSFPNPFNPRTTIHYELKEGQDVSVSVWDLSGQRVAMLWSGFQEAGRYEVPFSADQLPSGTYFVRLASPEGVQSHPILLMK; via the coding sequence GTGAAGCTACCTTGTCAGTTGCCCGCGTGGGTGCTGTCCGCGCTGGTTGTATGGCTGGTCGCGGGACCCGCGGCTGCATCGGCGCAGTCGCTGCGCGCGCACGCACCCGACCGCATATCCGCCGGCGGGCAGGCTGCGGTCTACGTCGAATGGACCGAGAGCGATGCGTTTCAGGGCGGCGTGCTTCGACTGCCTCAGGGTTGGGATCTCATGGAGGCTCGCTGGGCGGGTTCGTTTGCCGCGGTCGAAGTTCGTGCGCGGACCCTGCAGGCGCCCGGCGTATGGCAGCTCATCCCGGAGGCGAGCGTTGACGGACAGGGAACGCTGATTCTGCGTGTGCGGGCTGCCGAGCGACCGGGGCGCGGAGCCTGGAGCTTCACGCCGTACCGTCTGGAGCGGCCGGATCCGACTACCTTCAGCCTCATTCCGGACGCGGGCCTGCGCATCGAGCATGGTCTGGTGGCCGCCGAACCGGCCCGCACGGAGAACCGCTCCCTGCACTTCGAGACGGGCGGCCGGCCGGTGATGCTGACGGCCGACGCACTGCCCACCCTTGACGCCGATGCGGCATTTACGGTGGAAGCCTGGATGCGCACGTCGCACACCGATCAGGTAGTCATGTCCGCCTGGGATGGACAGGAGCAGGTGCCGTACGCGATCGAACTCGTGGTCGACGAGCGCGGTCACCTCGTATTTTACCAGGGCATGCCGGGCGATCATCGTGCACTGCGCTCCCTTGAGCCCGTTGCACAGGGCACGTGGCATCACGTCGCCATGACGCACGATCCGGAGAGAGGCTGGGCGCGACTGCTCGTGGATGGGATTGCGCAGGACTCGGTTCGCCACGTGACGCCCCTGCAGCGCGGCATCGCGCCCGGACTGGCCCTCGCGGCGCGACCTGGCGACGAGCAAGCTCGGTTCTCCGGTGAGATTGATGAGCTGCGGGTTTGGGCCGTTGCCCGTACCCCGTCCATGGTGCGCAGCACGCTGTTTCGCCAGCTGCCGCAACCGGCAGTCGGTGCTACGTTTTTGTCTTTCGACGAGGCGATCCCCAGACGCCTGCTGGCCGACGGGACGAGAGCCCCTCGCCCCCGAAGAACCGATCTGACGTTCTCGAGGGGCATTACAGACCTGGGCGTTCAGCAGGACGAGTCCGGCGTCACCCTGTCCTGGGCACTGCAGGGTTTTCCCGATGGGCGATTCCTGATTGAAAGGAGCGAGGACGGCAGCGTGTTCGAGCAGGTCGGCACACTGAGCGCCTCGGCCGGAATCACGACCCTGACCGGGGCGTCGGCGTATTCCTTCCGGCACGACGACGTGCAGACCCTGGCCTTCTATCGCATCCGCCATCAGCGTCGAAGCGGACCCGAACACGTCTCGCATGCCGTCAAGGTGGGACGCAACGAGCAGATTGAAAAGCCACGTCTGGCGGTTCTGGACGGATCGTTCCCCAATCCGTTCAACCCAAGAACCACCATTCACTACGAGCTGAAGGAAGGGCAGGACGTCAGCGTGTCCGTCTGGGACCTGTCCGGACAGCGAGTTGCCATGCTCTGGAGCGGTTTCCAGGAAGCGGGACGGTATGAAGTGCCGTTCTCTGCCGATCAACTGCCAAGCGGGACGTATTTTGTGCGTCTCGCGTCCCCTGAGGGTGTGCAGAGCCACCCCATTCTCCTCATGAAGTAG